A genomic stretch from Moraxella nasicaprae includes:
- the erpA gene encoding iron-sulfur cluster insertion protein ErpA, producing MNTDLTLTDNAAAKLAKLKAAEGNDALMLRVYVTGGGCSGFSYGFDFAEELEEDDTTFDNGGEILVVDSLSYQYLAGSTIDYTEGLEGSRFIVDNPNATTTCGCGSSFSI from the coding sequence ATGAACACCGATTTGACCCTCACAGACAATGCTGCCGCCAAACTTGCCAAACTAAAAGCCGCCGAAGGTAATGATGCCTTGATGCTCAGAGTCTATGTGACAGGCGGCGGCTGTTCGGGGTTTAGCTATGGCTTTGATTTTGCCGAAGAACTCGAAGAAGATGACACCACTTTTGACAACGGTGGAGAGATTTTGGTGGTTGATAGTCTCAGCTATCAATATTTGGCAGGTTCAACCATCGACTACACCGAAGGCTTAGAAGGTTCTCGCTTCATCGTGGACAATCCTAACGCCACCACCACCTGCGGCTGTGGCTCATCATTCTCCATCTAG